A single window of Anopheles moucheti chromosome 2, idAnoMoucSN_F20_07, whole genome shotgun sequence DNA harbors:
- the LOC128299138 gene encoding protein 4.1 homolog isoform X1, which yields MPGESTKAAEPAAANSPSTPKKKPTNSKAALAKVTLLDGSILEVTIDRKCRGRDLLNSVCAGLNILEKDYFGLTYHTANDPRAWLDLERPVTKFFRSDPWDLAFEVKFYPPEPAQLQEDITRYHLCLQVRNDILEGRLPCSFVTHALLGSYLVQSELGDYDSAEMKDRSYLKEFKIAPNQTPELLDKVIDLHKTHKSQTPAEAELHYLENAKKLAMYGVDLHPAKDSEGVDIMLGVCASGLLVYRDKLRINRFAWPKILKISYKRNNFYIKIRPGEFEQYESTIGFKLENHRAAKKLWKACVEHHTFFRLMTPEPQQKSGLFPRLGSKYRYSGRTHYETRKTPVERPAPDFKRSLTGKRLSSRSMDALAQQEKERAAAKDANKDANKRHTMSHPPDHIPDLDSPTRGSRSPIKKEKKERKPAGGVAVLPGAGKKDKPEQVSQKEEGLNGNNGQAEALNSSAEEATSPSGKRKGFLFSSGRKSPKEKKETGKEQPAKVMAAANGDGSAGKKDPAKEAVQARSQDGTNKQITPEKPGFTKPYEYSESEQDPAAHKKNVKTRGFRYDEAPLRQNEENEPQLSPNSQSRRATGLAFNYAPGEDQKVRESVEKRKAPGSPVAATGKTDQLSPKSAARGLPGETDAEKGVRTSARSYSPNKGRQGVDPLASGAGTFRPLDDTSNAFIQGEQAGAAAAAAAAAAAAAAEPTKKKVKIMVIISKFDPKTKKVDTAQGVVEHSTGVLDTKTGQIESKYGLIDPKAGTVVNFNARTGQNETFQGQTDAKTGQLHIVGGVVDSSSGKVDDTLGQAIMVVPDEDSVVEITTITSKVDPNTGKIDTINGEIEKSRGILNHRTGILSTKYGDINPRTGELRAIDPKTGKPSPAAAAVRSVTVDRNNGQITVVGVTDPKTNKLDNTQAHLIAIGNQVDPVVEVTSVLGKLDKKGLVDPKTITIDKSTGQLDTKEGKINTKYGQLDLVKQTVSFVDPKTGKTETKEIKVDPVTGQVLLKNQLNPKTGKTDKDYGRIVSIRIVHNRIDPVTGKHVPAAPVDDKDVRVDTKTNQVWLPDGGKDPKTGETIYTSSQVDPKTGFVITIYGYLNPKTNEIERQSKLDPNLTKIDPSTGQIYAATGQVDESTGEPLFAATQINEEDGEIYTKVGRIDPKSGRLVIIKIFIMTKKDERGKPEELDVSAVDLDPETGHIRNVAPKTLYLYKMRDPITGETYNVDPNDPRIAGARTTVTQTMTLSGEIDPVTGRIKSEWGHIDPNTGDIDPATAIRDPVTGKLILNYADIEPSHFGKNVTVTKETVPITREQFYEGIKHMGKKATRRDSESSDDDMTAQYGKESIKEINSGSAVGSKQNAAGTPTVVKTTTKQVITKNEDGVTHNVEEEVQNLGTGQIVYSTQEHKADAPSGTDAGKFVTATAVTTRTATTHEDLGTNAKTQQLEEKTVATTTTQHGERQEQRVITQEVKTTATVTSGDQYARRDSVSSSSSGDSGTPIDGPYGDDSLSEVIYNKSYTGADNVAGASQIPEGPNVEHRRVVLDDLAEGGTTTHGEIVSSQTVSSKTRTVETITYKTERDGVVETRVEQKITIQSDGDPIDHDKALAEAIQEATAMNPDMTVEKIEIQQQTQ from the exons ATGCCTGGAGAGTCAACCAAAGCGGCGGAGCCGGCCGCTGCCAACAGTCCCAGCACACCGAAAAAGAAGCCCACCAACTCAAAGGCGGCACTGGCGAAGGTTACACTGCTCGATGGTTCAATTCTGGAGGTGACCATTGAT CGCAAATGTCGTGGACGCGACCTGCTGAACTCGGTATGTGCCGGTCTGAACATACTGGAGAAAGATTACTTCGGCTTGACGTACCACACAGCAAACGATCCGCGCGCTTGGCTCGATCTCGAGCGGCCGGTTACGAAGTTCTTCCGCTCCGATCCGTGGGACCTTGCGTTTGAGGTGAAGTTCTATCCACCGGAACCGGCCCAGCTGCaggaagacatcacgcggtaCCATCTGTGTCTGCAGGTGCGCAATGACATCTTGGAAGGACGTCTGCCCTGCTCGTTCGTAACACATGCCCTGCTCGGATCGTATCTGGTACAGTCAGAGCTTGGCGATTACGATTCGGCAGAGATGAAGGATCGTTCATATCTGAAGGAGTTCAAGATCGCACCCAACCAAACACCCGAACTGTTGGATAAGGTTATCGATCTTCACAAGACTCACAA GAGTCAAACACCGGCAGAAGCTGAGCTACATTATcttgaaaatgcaaaaaagctCGCGATGTACGGGGTTGATTTGCACCCGGCGAAGGATTCGGAGGGTGTCGACATCATGCTTGGCGTTTGCGCATCGGGGTTGCTCGTGTACAGAGATAA actTCGCATCAATCGATTTGCCTGGCCGaagattttaaaaatttcttaCAAACGAAACAACTTCTACATCAAAATCCGTCCCGGCGAGTTCGAACAGTACGAGTCGACGATTGGCTTTAAGCTGGAAAACCATCGCGCTGCTAAAAAGCTGTGGAAGGCGTGCGTCGAGCATCACACCTTCTTCCGACTGATGACACCGGAACCGCAGCAAAAATCGGGTCTCTTTCCCAGACTCGGTTCAAAGTATCGGTACTCCGGACGAACGCATTATGAAACGCGCAAAACACCTGTAGAGCGTCCGGCACCAGATTTCAAGCGTAGCTTAACCGGAAAGAGGCTGTCCAGCCGTAGTATGGATG ctcTCGCACAGCAAGAAAAGGAACGTGCCGCTGCGAAGGACGCGAACAAGGATGCGAACAAACGGCACACGATGTCCCATCCTCCGGATCATATCCCCGATTTAGATTCACCGACTCGTGGTTCCCGCAGCCCGatcaagaaggaaaagaaggaacGC AAACCGGCTGGAGGAGTTGCCGTATTGCCAGGCGCTGGAAAGAAAGACAAACCAGAACAAGTCTCCCAGAAAGAAGAAGGCCTGAATG GCAATAATGGACAAGCCGAAGCGTTGAATTCTTCCGCAGAAGAAGCAACGTCGCCATCTGGCAAACGCAAG GGATTCCTGTTTTCATCCGGTCGTAAGTCTCCcaaggagaagaaagaaaccgGCAAGGAGCAACCGGCTAAGGTGATGGCCGCCGCAAACGGTGACGGCAGTGCCGGTAAAAAGGATCCAGCGAAGGAAGCTGTTCAAGCGCGATCGCAAGACGGAACGAACAAGCAGATCACGCCTGAGAAGCCCGGTTTTACCAAACCGTACGAATACTCGGAAAGCGAACAAGATCCGGCTGCGCATAAAAAGAACGTAAAAACTCGCGGTTTCCGCTACGATGAGGCACCGTTGCGCCAGAACGAGGAGAACGAACCGCAGCTGAGCCCCAACTCGCAGAGCCGCCGTGCGACCGGACTTGCATTCAACTATGCTCCGGGTGAAGATCAGAAGGTGCGCGAGTCGGTCGAGAAGCGCAAAGCACCGGGTTCTCCGGTAGCAGCCACGGGCAAGACCGACCAACTGTCACCAAAATCGGCTGCCAGAGGTTTGCCTGGCGAGACTGATGCTGAGAAGGGTGTGCGCACGAGCGCCCGATCATACTCGCCCAATAAGGGACGACAAGGCGTCGATCCGCTAGCGTCCGGTGCCGGTACGTTCCGTCCTTTGGACGACACAAGCAATGCGTTTATTCAGGGCGAACAGGCTGGTGCAGCTGCCGCGgccgctgcagcagcagccgccgctgCTGCCGAACCGACCAAGAAGAAGGTGAAAATTATGGTAATCATTTCCAAGTTTGATCCCAAAACGAAGAAGGTCGATACCGCGCAGGGCGTGGTGGAGCATTCGACCGGTGTGCTGGATACAAAGACGGGCCAGATTGAGAGCAAATACGGACTAATCGATCCCAAGGCTGGCACGGTGGTCAATTTTAACGCTCGCACCGGCCAGAACGAAACGTTCCAGGGCCAAACGGATGCGAAAACGGGACAGCTACATATTGTGGGTGGGGTAGTAGACTCTTCGAGCGGTAAAGTAGATGACACGCTCGGACAAGCAATAATGGTCGTACCGGATGAGGATTCGGTGGTGGAGATCACAACTATCACATCCAAGGTTGATCCCAACACCGGGAAAATAGACACCATTAATGGAGAGATTGAAAAGAGTCGCGGTATTCTCAATCATCGTACCGGCATCCTGAGCACCAAGTACGGTGACATTAACCCACGCACGGGCGAATTGCGCGCTATTGATCCAAAAACTGGCAAACCTTCGCCGGCAGCAGCCGCCGTTCGTTCCGTGACGGTTGATCGCAACAATGGCCAAATAACAGTCGTCGGTGTAACCGATCCGAAGACGAATAAGCTAGATAACACCCAGGCGCATCTGATTGCGATCGGCAATCAGGTCGATCCGGTGGTGGAAGTAACCTCAGTACTTGGTAAGCTCGACAAGAAGGGTCTGGTCGATCCGAAAACGATTACGATTGACAAGAGTACGGGTCAGCTAGACACGAAGGAGGGCAAGATCAATACTAAATACGGCCAGTTGGATTTAGTGAAGCAAACCGTATCGTTTGTGGATCCGAAGACGGGTAAGACAGAAACGAAGGAAATTAAGGTAGATCCGGTAACGGGACAGGTGTTGCTAAAGAATCAGCTAAACCCGAAGACGGGCAAAACGGACAAAGATTACGGACGTATCGTGTCGATTCGCATCGTGCATAACCGCATCGATCCGGTGACGGGTAAGCATGTTCCGGCAGCACCGGTCGACGACAAGGATGTGCGTGTGGACACCAAAACGAACCAGGTATGGTTGCCGGATGGCGGCAAGGACCCGAAGACGGGTGAAACGATTTACACCTCCAGCCAGGTCGATCCGAAAACGGGTTTCGTTATCACGATCTACGGTTATCTCAACCCGAAGACGAACGAAATCGAACGACAGTCTAAATTGGACCCGAACCTCACGAAGATTGATCCATCTACGGGTCAGATTTATGCCGCTACCGGACAGGTGGACGAAAGCACTGGTGAACCGCTGTTCGCAGCGACACAAATTAACGAAGAGGACGGCGAAATCTACACCAAGGTGGGACGTATCGATCCGAAGTCAGGCAGACTAGTCATCATCAAGATCTTTATCATGACGAAGAAGGACGAGCGCGGTAAACCGGAGGAGCTCGATGTGAGTGCGGTCGATCTGGATCCGGAGACGGGACACATCCGGAACGTGGCACCGAAAACACTCTACCTGTACAAGATGCGTGATCCGATCACGGGCGAAACATACAATGTCGATCCGAACGATCCGCGTATCGCCGGTGCCAGAACCACCGTAACACAGACGATGACACTGAGCGGCGAGATCGATCCGGTCACCGGACGCATCAAGTCCGAGTGGGGTCACATCGATCCGAACACGGGTGACATTGATCCAGCGACAGCAATCCGTGACCCGGTCACGGGCAAACTCATCCTCAACTATGCCGACATCGAGCCGAGCCACTTCGGCAAGAACGTTACCGTGACGAAGGAAACCGTCCCCATTACCCGCGAACAGTTTTACGAAGGTATCAAACATATGGGCAAGAAGGCGACGCGCCGGGACTCGGAAAGCTCGGACGATGATATGACCGCACAGTACGGCAAGGAAAGCATCAAGGAGATCAACTCAGGTAGTGCGGTCGGCAGTAAGCAGAATGCTGCCGGCACTCCGACCGTTGTCAAGACGACTACCAAACAGGTGATCACCAAGAACGAGGACGGCGTTACGCATAATGTTGAGGAGGAAGTGCAAAATCTTGGCACCGGCCAGATCGTGTACTCCACGCAAGAGCACAAG GCCGATGCCCCGTCTGGTACGGATGCAGGTAAATTTGTGACGGCGACTGCTGTTACCACGCGTACCGCCACGACCCACGAAGATCTGGGCACGAACGCTAAAACGCAACAGCTTGAGGAGAAAACGGTTGCCACGACCACTACCCAGCACGGCGAGCGACAGGAGCAGCGTGTTATTACGCAGGAAGTGAAAACTACTGCCACTGTGACGAGTGGTGATCAG TATGCGCGCCGTGACAGTGTCTCATCATCGAGTTCCGGCGATTCCGGAACACCGATCGATGGCCCCTACGGAGACGATTCACTGTCGGAGGTGATCTACAACAAGTCCTACACG GGAGCTGATAATGTTGCCGGTGCCTCACAGATTCCGGAAGGACCCAACGTGGAACATCGACGTGTGGTGCTGGATGATCTTGCCGAAGGAGGCACCACTACCCACGGTGAAATTGTATCGTCCCAGACGGTATCTAGCAAAACGCGAACCGTTGAAACAATTACC tacaaaacggaacgggacGGTGTAGTGGAGACACGTGTTGAACAGAAGATCACCATCCAATCCGATGGTGATCCAATTGATCATGACAAGGCCCTTGCGGAGGCAATTCAG GAAGCAACCGCCATGAATCCGGATATGACGGTGGAGAAGATTGAAATTCAACAGCAAACGCAATAA
- the LOC128299138 gene encoding protein 4.1 homolog isoform X2: MPGESTKAAEPAAANSPSTPKKKPTNSKAALAKVTLLDGSILEVTIDRKCRGRDLLNSVCAGLNILEKDYFGLTYHTANDPRAWLDLERPVTKFFRSDPWDLAFEVKFYPPEPAQLQEDITRYHLCLQVRNDILEGRLPCSFVTHALLGSYLVQSELGDYDSAEMKDRSYLKEFKIAPNQTPELLDKVIDLHKTHKSQTPAEAELHYLENAKKLAMYGVDLHPAKDSEGVDIMLGVCASGLLVYRDKLRINRFAWPKILKISYKRNNFYIKIRPGEFEQYESTIGFKLENHRAAKKLWKACVEHHTFFRLMTPEPQQKSGLFPRLGSKYRYSGRTHYETRKTPVERPAPDFKRSLTGKRLSSRSMDALAQQEKERAAAKDANKDANKRHTMSHPPDHIPDLDSPTRGSRSPIKKEKKERKPAGGVAVLPGAGKKDKPEQVSQKEEGLNGNNGQAEALNSSAEEATSPSGKRKGFLFSSGRKSPKEKKETGKEQPAKVMAAANGDGSAGKKDPAKEAVQARSQDGTNKQITPEKPGFTKPYEYSESEQDPAAHKKNVKTRGFRYDEAPLRQNEENEPQLSPNSQSRRATGLAFNYAPGEDQKVRESVEKRKAPGSPVAATGKTDQLSPKSAARGLPGETDAEKGVRTSARSYSPNKGRQGVDPLASGAGTFRPLDDTSNAFIQGEQAGAAAAAAAAAAAAAAEPTKKKVKIMVIISKFDPKTKKVDTAQGVVEHSTGVLDTKTGQIESKYGLIDPKAGTVVNFNARTGQNETFQGQTDAKTGQLHIVGGVVDSSSGKVDDTLGQAIMVVPDEDSVVEITTITSKVDPNTGKIDTINGEIEKSRGILNHRTGILSTKYGDINPRTGELRAIDPKTGKPSPAAAAVRSVTVDRNNGQITVVGVTDPKTNKLDNTQAHLIAIGNQVDPVVEVTSVLGKLDKKGLVDPKTITIDKSTGQLDTKEGKINTKYGQLDLVKQTVSFVDPKTGKTETKEIKVDPVTGQVLLKNQLNPKTGKTDKDYGRIVSIRIVHNRIDPVTGKHVPAAPVDDKDVRVDTKTNQVWLPDGGKDPKTGETIYTSSQVDPKTGFVITIYGYLNPKTNEIERQSKLDPNLTKIDPSTGQIYAATGQVDESTGEPLFAATQINEEDGEIYTKVGRIDPKSGRLVIIKIFIMTKKDERGKPEELDVSAVDLDPETGHIRNVAPKTLYLYKMRDPITGETYNVDPNDPRIAGARTTVTQTMTLSGEIDPVTGRIKSEWGHIDPNTGDIDPATAIRDPVTGKLILNYADIEPSHFGKNVTVTKETVPITREQFYEGIKHMGKKATRRDSESSDDDMTAQYGKESIKEINSGSAVGSKQNAAGTPTVVKTTTKQVITKNEDGVTHNVEEEVQNLGTGQIVYSTQEHKADAPSGTDAGKFVTATAVTTRTATTHEDLGTNAKTQQLEEKTVATTTTQHGERQEQRVITQEVKTTATVTSGDQGADNVAGASQIPEGPNVEHRRVVLDDLAEGGTTTHGEIVSSQTVSSKTRTVETITYKTERDGVVETRVEQKITIQSDGDPIDHDKALAEAIQEATAMNPDMTVEKIEIQQQTQ, encoded by the exons ATGCCTGGAGAGTCAACCAAAGCGGCGGAGCCGGCCGCTGCCAACAGTCCCAGCACACCGAAAAAGAAGCCCACCAACTCAAAGGCGGCACTGGCGAAGGTTACACTGCTCGATGGTTCAATTCTGGAGGTGACCATTGAT CGCAAATGTCGTGGACGCGACCTGCTGAACTCGGTATGTGCCGGTCTGAACATACTGGAGAAAGATTACTTCGGCTTGACGTACCACACAGCAAACGATCCGCGCGCTTGGCTCGATCTCGAGCGGCCGGTTACGAAGTTCTTCCGCTCCGATCCGTGGGACCTTGCGTTTGAGGTGAAGTTCTATCCACCGGAACCGGCCCAGCTGCaggaagacatcacgcggtaCCATCTGTGTCTGCAGGTGCGCAATGACATCTTGGAAGGACGTCTGCCCTGCTCGTTCGTAACACATGCCCTGCTCGGATCGTATCTGGTACAGTCAGAGCTTGGCGATTACGATTCGGCAGAGATGAAGGATCGTTCATATCTGAAGGAGTTCAAGATCGCACCCAACCAAACACCCGAACTGTTGGATAAGGTTATCGATCTTCACAAGACTCACAA GAGTCAAACACCGGCAGAAGCTGAGCTACATTATcttgaaaatgcaaaaaagctCGCGATGTACGGGGTTGATTTGCACCCGGCGAAGGATTCGGAGGGTGTCGACATCATGCTTGGCGTTTGCGCATCGGGGTTGCTCGTGTACAGAGATAA actTCGCATCAATCGATTTGCCTGGCCGaagattttaaaaatttcttaCAAACGAAACAACTTCTACATCAAAATCCGTCCCGGCGAGTTCGAACAGTACGAGTCGACGATTGGCTTTAAGCTGGAAAACCATCGCGCTGCTAAAAAGCTGTGGAAGGCGTGCGTCGAGCATCACACCTTCTTCCGACTGATGACACCGGAACCGCAGCAAAAATCGGGTCTCTTTCCCAGACTCGGTTCAAAGTATCGGTACTCCGGACGAACGCATTATGAAACGCGCAAAACACCTGTAGAGCGTCCGGCACCAGATTTCAAGCGTAGCTTAACCGGAAAGAGGCTGTCCAGCCGTAGTATGGATG ctcTCGCACAGCAAGAAAAGGAACGTGCCGCTGCGAAGGACGCGAACAAGGATGCGAACAAACGGCACACGATGTCCCATCCTCCGGATCATATCCCCGATTTAGATTCACCGACTCGTGGTTCCCGCAGCCCGatcaagaaggaaaagaaggaacGC AAACCGGCTGGAGGAGTTGCCGTATTGCCAGGCGCTGGAAAGAAAGACAAACCAGAACAAGTCTCCCAGAAAGAAGAAGGCCTGAATG GCAATAATGGACAAGCCGAAGCGTTGAATTCTTCCGCAGAAGAAGCAACGTCGCCATCTGGCAAACGCAAG GGATTCCTGTTTTCATCCGGTCGTAAGTCTCCcaaggagaagaaagaaaccgGCAAGGAGCAACCGGCTAAGGTGATGGCCGCCGCAAACGGTGACGGCAGTGCCGGTAAAAAGGATCCAGCGAAGGAAGCTGTTCAAGCGCGATCGCAAGACGGAACGAACAAGCAGATCACGCCTGAGAAGCCCGGTTTTACCAAACCGTACGAATACTCGGAAAGCGAACAAGATCCGGCTGCGCATAAAAAGAACGTAAAAACTCGCGGTTTCCGCTACGATGAGGCACCGTTGCGCCAGAACGAGGAGAACGAACCGCAGCTGAGCCCCAACTCGCAGAGCCGCCGTGCGACCGGACTTGCATTCAACTATGCTCCGGGTGAAGATCAGAAGGTGCGCGAGTCGGTCGAGAAGCGCAAAGCACCGGGTTCTCCGGTAGCAGCCACGGGCAAGACCGACCAACTGTCACCAAAATCGGCTGCCAGAGGTTTGCCTGGCGAGACTGATGCTGAGAAGGGTGTGCGCACGAGCGCCCGATCATACTCGCCCAATAAGGGACGACAAGGCGTCGATCCGCTAGCGTCCGGTGCCGGTACGTTCCGTCCTTTGGACGACACAAGCAATGCGTTTATTCAGGGCGAACAGGCTGGTGCAGCTGCCGCGgccgctgcagcagcagccgccgctgCTGCCGAACCGACCAAGAAGAAGGTGAAAATTATGGTAATCATTTCCAAGTTTGATCCCAAAACGAAGAAGGTCGATACCGCGCAGGGCGTGGTGGAGCATTCGACCGGTGTGCTGGATACAAAGACGGGCCAGATTGAGAGCAAATACGGACTAATCGATCCCAAGGCTGGCACGGTGGTCAATTTTAACGCTCGCACCGGCCAGAACGAAACGTTCCAGGGCCAAACGGATGCGAAAACGGGACAGCTACATATTGTGGGTGGGGTAGTAGACTCTTCGAGCGGTAAAGTAGATGACACGCTCGGACAAGCAATAATGGTCGTACCGGATGAGGATTCGGTGGTGGAGATCACAACTATCACATCCAAGGTTGATCCCAACACCGGGAAAATAGACACCATTAATGGAGAGATTGAAAAGAGTCGCGGTATTCTCAATCATCGTACCGGCATCCTGAGCACCAAGTACGGTGACATTAACCCACGCACGGGCGAATTGCGCGCTATTGATCCAAAAACTGGCAAACCTTCGCCGGCAGCAGCCGCCGTTCGTTCCGTGACGGTTGATCGCAACAATGGCCAAATAACAGTCGTCGGTGTAACCGATCCGAAGACGAATAAGCTAGATAACACCCAGGCGCATCTGATTGCGATCGGCAATCAGGTCGATCCGGTGGTGGAAGTAACCTCAGTACTTGGTAAGCTCGACAAGAAGGGTCTGGTCGATCCGAAAACGATTACGATTGACAAGAGTACGGGTCAGCTAGACACGAAGGAGGGCAAGATCAATACTAAATACGGCCAGTTGGATTTAGTGAAGCAAACCGTATCGTTTGTGGATCCGAAGACGGGTAAGACAGAAACGAAGGAAATTAAGGTAGATCCGGTAACGGGACAGGTGTTGCTAAAGAATCAGCTAAACCCGAAGACGGGCAAAACGGACAAAGATTACGGACGTATCGTGTCGATTCGCATCGTGCATAACCGCATCGATCCGGTGACGGGTAAGCATGTTCCGGCAGCACCGGTCGACGACAAGGATGTGCGTGTGGACACCAAAACGAACCAGGTATGGTTGCCGGATGGCGGCAAGGACCCGAAGACGGGTGAAACGATTTACACCTCCAGCCAGGTCGATCCGAAAACGGGTTTCGTTATCACGATCTACGGTTATCTCAACCCGAAGACGAACGAAATCGAACGACAGTCTAAATTGGACCCGAACCTCACGAAGATTGATCCATCTACGGGTCAGATTTATGCCGCTACCGGACAGGTGGACGAAAGCACTGGTGAACCGCTGTTCGCAGCGACACAAATTAACGAAGAGGACGGCGAAATCTACACCAAGGTGGGACGTATCGATCCGAAGTCAGGCAGACTAGTCATCATCAAGATCTTTATCATGACGAAGAAGGACGAGCGCGGTAAACCGGAGGAGCTCGATGTGAGTGCGGTCGATCTGGATCCGGAGACGGGACACATCCGGAACGTGGCACCGAAAACACTCTACCTGTACAAGATGCGTGATCCGATCACGGGCGAAACATACAATGTCGATCCGAACGATCCGCGTATCGCCGGTGCCAGAACCACCGTAACACAGACGATGACACTGAGCGGCGAGATCGATCCGGTCACCGGACGCATCAAGTCCGAGTGGGGTCACATCGATCCGAACACGGGTGACATTGATCCAGCGACAGCAATCCGTGACCCGGTCACGGGCAAACTCATCCTCAACTATGCCGACATCGAGCCGAGCCACTTCGGCAAGAACGTTACCGTGACGAAGGAAACCGTCCCCATTACCCGCGAACAGTTTTACGAAGGTATCAAACATATGGGCAAGAAGGCGACGCGCCGGGACTCGGAAAGCTCGGACGATGATATGACCGCACAGTACGGCAAGGAAAGCATCAAGGAGATCAACTCAGGTAGTGCGGTCGGCAGTAAGCAGAATGCTGCCGGCACTCCGACCGTTGTCAAGACGACTACCAAACAGGTGATCACCAAGAACGAGGACGGCGTTACGCATAATGTTGAGGAGGAAGTGCAAAATCTTGGCACCGGCCAGATCGTGTACTCCACGCAAGAGCACAAG GCCGATGCCCCGTCTGGTACGGATGCAGGTAAATTTGTGACGGCGACTGCTGTTACCACGCGTACCGCCACGACCCACGAAGATCTGGGCACGAACGCTAAAACGCAACAGCTTGAGGAGAAAACGGTTGCCACGACCACTACCCAGCACGGCGAGCGACAGGAGCAGCGTGTTATTACGCAGGAAGTGAAAACTACTGCCACTGTGACGAGTGGTGATCAG GGAGCTGATAATGTTGCCGGTGCCTCACAGATTCCGGAAGGACCCAACGTGGAACATCGACGTGTGGTGCTGGATGATCTTGCCGAAGGAGGCACCACTACCCACGGTGAAATTGTATCGTCCCAGACGGTATCTAGCAAAACGCGAACCGTTGAAACAATTACC tacaaaacggaacgggacGGTGTAGTGGAGACACGTGTTGAACAGAAGATCACCATCCAATCCGATGGTGATCCAATTGATCATGACAAGGCCCTTGCGGAGGCAATTCAG GAAGCAACCGCCATGAATCCGGATATGACGGTGGAGAAGATTGAAATTCAACAGCAAACGCAATAA